The following is a genomic window from Solanum stenotomum isolate F172 chromosome 4, ASM1918654v1, whole genome shotgun sequence.
CATATCATGCCAACTTAGGTAACATTTTCAAGATCACAAATAGACAATAGTACTTAAAAGAAGAGTGGAGAGACTTCTTGTACTACATttctataataaaataaaattgtataaacATTCCCAACAGATGAGTACAAATCAcaagattttcttttataaaaaacatCACACAACATGTGTTGCATCCATTATTAACAGATACAACCATGTAAAAAGGGACAAGAACAATATTGGAGGGCCATTAAGGTTTTCTTTGAAGAAACACCCAAACAGGAttgaagaaaatagaaaattggaaaaaggGTCAAATTCGCCCCTGTACTTAGTTACAATCGAACAAAGATTATTGGTCTAATATTATCCTTCCGTTAGGAAAAGGCGATTGTCTTCACCCTATAGTAAGGGTACACAACAAAAACAAGACCTCTAACGTGTGGATAATAATAGAACAAAAGTCTAACAGAGACATCAAATTTAACCCTTTTgccctaaaaaaaattatactatcaTAATACATCGACATTTTCTGAAATGGACGTCTAGCAGAGAGGCGATATCTATATTTCCAAGACGATAACTGCAAAAtcgaaaaaaagaagaagttttaGTGAACTTAATCaagctaataataataatactaataacaatatttttttaaaaataaataaattaataaatgttACTTACAATCAGAATCAGTCTTCACCCATTTTGATCGGCCATCATAACaagtttcctctctttttttctcttctttctcttctctttgTGGATGTTTTTCCTCTAAATATCTCTTTGTTGATGTTCTACGGGCATTTTGGGGATGTATTTTCTTGGAAAGCATTGTCCTCAAAAGctacaataataaatataaagttgTTAATACAAAAAACTAGctacaaatattaaaaatatatcaaaatttcaataatattaaatatcacGAGTTTAATAGTAAATATTGAACCATCAAAGTGAGGGTAAGgacatatttaaagtttaattaGAACTAATTAATGCTTCgttcatgaaaaaataattacctTCTCCATTCTTGATTCGGGAAATGTGTCACGTAAACTAGGAGCAGGAGCAAAACCACCATTTGTACAAACCAACATTTTcttgagaagaaaagaaattgatttcatcccaattgatttttttttgctctGTTTACTACAGACATCCTTGCATCTACCTATgattactcttattgttctgtCGATTTCTTCCTCATCATAATCATCCGAGCAATTAGCACTGCTAAATCTACTGGAATTAATCCTACGATCAACTTCCAAACTCGATGGACAATTAAGAAATCTGTCCAATGGAagaatatcatcatcattgacAGCATTGTTCTTGATCTCGACAAACTCAGACTTACTAGTAGTTGGTGATGGTTTTCGTGATAGTAATTTTGTTAGCTCTTTTTGTAATTTCTCAACTTCCTCAGGTGTGAATTCTGCTAAATctggagaagaagaagtttgTTCATCGTCTTCGATATCATTTTTTACGTGTAATTTGCTCTGTTCTTTGAGATCACTGTTTCTATTGCCAAAAGTTCCAATTGCTAACAAGGAATCTGGCCAATCTTTGAACTCTTCATTTATATGATCTGTAACGacgaaaaataaattagttagaaatatgttattttttcttagtTGATTAGTTAAACAAATTTAGCATTCTGAGATTCAATCCAAAACTAGAATTAAGGACCAATGTACTAAAATATTGAGACAACccattattttctcaaatttccaaaatttattGTCTTTTGGTTAATGAGTGCACTGAGCTCTCACCACGcataaaatcacaaaaaaaaggTCGGACCATGTTGAGTTTATTATATCTGATGATGAAGTCAATTTTGAAATGTACGAGTTTTATCTAGGTGCATGCTAATGAGCACATACGAAGATGTAATGGATGTCGTGGATACTTTAAAAATGCATGACAGTCTGACATGTAAGTGTAGTAATATTCTTGAAGAGTGTGAGTAACGTGTTTTTAGGAGAAAGAGGAAGAAGTCATACTTGTAGTAATTGGAATAGCATTAGACCTCCTACTTCCTTGTCCCCCATTGAGCTTGTTATGCATCCAATTAAAGAACTACAAGCCAAAAcaaagaataaattaattatcaaCCTATACATTCAAACTATGATGCTAATGAATCTGTCGTTCATTTGAAAACTATGAAACAAATCTGCGATAATtcaaaacttgaattttgaCCAACCTtcatattcaaaaaataatcttgTGATGATGTTTGAATAGAAGAATTAAGTCAAAGTGAAAAGTTGGAATCCTAGAAGCCAATAATTAAGAAGCTTTGGATTGAgagtaataaataaagattTGAGTTTCTCACTCTCTTAGTATATTTGATGATTCCACTAATGATATATATACCAAAACATACAAGCACTagatctcttttatttttttttatatatgtggACCAATTAAAAGGAAACATGCAACATTTTCCTATGtagaaaataaagataatacACACACATGGGAGAGAGTAATTTGAGGATAGTGTACTACTTTGAAAACGTGGCTATGATTTCTTCCATTAGATTAAAGATTAATATGCTAATCTTGAGGCTACTCTTTATATTACGTGTGTTTTAACGTGTTATAGCAGATTACGATGTGTTTCATTTTTCAGATTATTATTCTCGCTTACTAagaatattacatatagttAATGTTTTGGTGATCGGATTGTgtgtgttatatatatatagagaaatattttttgtacTTGACAGTGTATAGAAATATTAATGTTGATGAGCAATCtcaaagaaaagatttattATCTAATGGTTGTTGTCACACCACGACATggcttaattatattattaaccGTCCCCCCTTGATGACACCACTAGCAACTTAATTACATATTACTAATATAACTAATTTTCTGtcaaatttcattctttattttacttttcttgttttgttgacAATCGAGGGTTCAAACTTAAAAGAGATGGCCAACCAAACCACAAAAGGCACTTGGttgatttaaatataaaaaatataagataaattaacgatattaataaatatcaatttttatatgaaatattGTATATTATATCCGTGCATGAAATTCGAAAATAGTTCTTCAAAATATGCCTTTTTGAATTAAAGTAAAATAGATGACGAATGAATTTATAATGTACTcgctctttttcattttaaatttatttcaagaaGAATAACATATGTTTgcatatgactttttttttaaaaaaattatattttggcCTATAATAACATGATTTTATAGCCACTTTGTTATGTGACATGTTTAGGATCATAGTTTCTAACGATACTTTAAGATTCGTTCAGCcatgaaaattatttatttatttatttggaataatattttactttatttaaaaattagtaTTTGACCAAGGAAGTTTCAAATTGAACTGGaaattgtatttcaattttgaaaaataacttgTACTAATATATTTTACAATTCACTCACGTGTTTGAAGTGGTATTTAAGTATATTCAAGCataatttcaaatattctttataATTAGTACAATCAAATAACTTtagttttataaatttcaaataacgAAGTGTCTAcgtgaatgattttttttgtccccatcaaacaacattatattattataaaatgagAGGATATGCAATAGTTAGATAGTAATAATTGActagaacaacaaaaaaaggcATGTTTGTAAGACACACAGTATGAGTGAGGGATATTGTTTGTCTAAGAGCAGTTGGTACCAGTATTTTTTTGGATATGTGATAATCTTTTAAAATGCATTTAGCATATATTTATGGTTTGTTTGAACCTATGATGTGAAATCATGATATATGTAATCAGATTAATATAAAGTTAAAGTTTTAGTTAAACTTGCAAATTGAATTTCTTACGTTggtagttttttttataaacataaaaattccaCATATTGTGAAAACtatcaattttttcaaattcttaaaTAATCTTACGAAATAAGCGATGCACAActcataaataatatattaaaaatatcctAAGACATCACAAATTGTCACGACTTATGGACCCTAATCTGGATGATCTATCCATGACGAGGTTGATAAGTCGCATATATATCTGGATGTTCTTTTCATTAATAGATTTTTGTGATTACAAACTTTCGAATacacatatttttataaatattcactaatcaatactaatactaataattagttattctttaatataatattttcaatacaaACGATATCTTCATACCAAGCATGAATCCCTgtttagaaaatttaaaatggtaaaactttttttttattcaaaatataaacattttttaaaatcataatttgaaatctcaaatcacgcttttttgaaaattttgaaatattaaaatagtaaaactttttttttcaaaatataaccattttttaaaatcataatttgaaatctcaaatcatgcttttttgagatttttgaaatatgaaaaaaatcatatatttaaacactaattttaaatcataatgTATAATTACCTGTCAAAACACAGACTTATTGAAAAATGAGAAGCCCAACATTATATTCTTTTCAAAGGAATTTTGGCCATCTCTCTTTGGGAGCTATCTAAACAAATAGGAAAAAAGAAATTGCTAGATCTTTCTACATGGCCCCTCAAATAAATGTATAGGCCCCCCATGTCTCATGTACCAACTTATTGCCATCACATTTTTTTTGGTgagaaaaaatatgataattttttttatcggTATCAGGTGTTTACATCGaatttataaatacaaaatatttaggaattgtttggtacaaaaattaataacgtATGAATTAGTTATGCGTAAATTAGTAgtgtaaagttttttttttaagtaagtGTTTGATTTATTGCTTCCCACCTAATCTATAACGACTTGATTTCGTTGTTAGGGAAAAGcaaatggggaaagaattggggtcagaaaactttttggtagtaacttgggatttcctagcctagtccagatttggacgaatcGAAGCCAgtaaagtctagggaaatctggtaacaactgggtgatttaattatgattttgattacatgagtagatagctaagacgttaaaaaatctgtacgactttacgaaattgaatttcGGCGAGTAAAACTaccgaaactgatcttggcgtgaaCGGGTaatttctgagtgtcgttggttgaaggtgtgttgtgagatggggtcttggaattattaaaatagctcactgtttcGTGCAAATCGCTTTGTCGGGGATTTTTGctgccagggcggggccgctgtagtgGGGTGAGGACCACTGTGGTGGGTCTGACGTGacttaaggtcgtaaataaaccccaaaacgtctttattctgcacttttcgactttgagagctaggagacgaccccagaCGAGTTCTTGATTGTTTTTCACCATtattgaggctaaaggtaaggttttcactccccgaatccgtatttcaatccgtagaacttagtttcttggataattatcgatgggggtgGGTTTTGATCTGTGATTGATGGtgggaaaaagccctaaattgggtattaggatcctgtgtttggtctagggttatttgGTTTGTTATAATCCAGATAATTAGacatttgattgttgatccttgcgtataaattgttgtttgtagacctagaacaagcggatagaatccggaaagggaagattcaagtgccttaggggattcaagttTGGATTCGagcaggggcggctcaacataattgggggcctaaagcaAAATTTCAATTGAGGCCTaacaaatttcatatatattttttttaaaaattatttttataactatttagatgcaaattattacttaattttttttataaatgatttttttgagtacttctttttatttaaaatgattagTTTTAGgtaaaattttatcaattaacgttgaaaaatattattttattaaagcaatcattatatgaattgttagcACAATTCTATAAGCAATAAGTTGACAAACTTTAAGCAAAAatgagtttaaaaaaataaataatgtgaatgttagaaaagaaatataataatatatatatatatatactttttattataataattaatttttttaataaaaaaataacacataattTGTTCTTGGTAAAATTTTGAGGCCTTccaaaattgggggcctaaggcacATGCCTTGACTTTTATAAGGCAGAGCCGCCcctggattcgaggtaggtgattgttgtgatttcatgttggtgtgatacatgtttgtaattgctcattataatgtatgtatgtatgcgaatgttgcattattgatcaccctaatcgtaaatgaggataattgaataattgtatgtcatgaatcacctcttgttgtatgattgtgagaatatacattgtgattgtgattgtggtttgttgaatggatcggttgccacgttccggcataaacatgggatcggttgctatgttccggcataaatatgggattgattgccacgttccggcataaatatgggatcggttgccacgttcgggcataaacattggatagggtaccacgttccggtatgctaacagtttgggtgtgggttccatgagaggatcattgaattgggttccgtgagaggaccattaaattgtgttgtgtatctacttgtgatgattacgttgatatctaatgatgattaaTATTGGGAGACCGTATGTTGttctaaattgataaccaatgtgtactATTGAGAACGCGTGATGCTATATTGATCcagaaaagatgactaatattgtatatgttcggtatatgcatgttttataatgttgtggttacttgcatgtgtttcatttattgggatagccgcgtgatcctattagtacattgtggttgtgtactgatactgtactttcttgttctttgttgagtacatggaaTCTTTAGGCGGCTATTGATAAACCTCAGCtaagtgactattgagcgtgatcgaattcaagggtgagtcagttctttcaggctgccatgaatctttcttgtttaagtctaCTTTTTTCGGACTCTGacttttgtttaaggtgttgtttagtttcggggttgtatcccttgttcttagacttgtcgttagtagagttttggtacaatgactttcaggttctaggggttgttcttccgcattagtttggttagttgtttg
Proteins encoded in this region:
- the LOC125861738 gene encoding protein NEGATIVE GRAVITROPIC RESPONSE OF ROOTS-like, with protein sequence MKFFNWMHNKLNGGQGSRRSNAIPITTNHINEEFKDWPDSLLAIGTFGNRNSDLKEQSKLHVKNDIEDDEQTSSSPDLAEFTPEEVEKLQKELTKLLSRKPSPTTSKSEFVEIKNNAVNDDDILPLDRFLNCPSSLEVDRRINSSRFSSANCSDDYDEEEIDRTIRVIIGRCKDVCSKQSKKKSIGMKSISFLLKKMLVCTNGGFAPAPSLRDTFPESRMEKLLRTMLSKKIHPQNARRTSTKRYLEEKHPQREEKEEKKREETCYDGRSKWVKTDSDFIVLEI